The sequence TCGGTCGTCGAAGTCGGCCTGGCGCACCTCGGCGCCGAGGTCACGCAGGGCTTCGGCGGCCGGCGAGGTGGGATGGCGGGTGATGGCGCGTACCCGGTGGCCGGCGGTCAGCAGGGCGCGGGCGGTGGCACCGCCCTGGGCCCCGGTGGCGCCGGTGACGGCGATGGTGAGCATGGGTCCTCCGAGAGGTAATATAGCTGCGTAACGCATTAACTGCGTCACGCAGCAGATCATGGCGAACCGCTGCGTCACGCAACTAGTTGGGATGTGATGCGGATGACGGCGAAGCGCCGGACCCGGTTGTTCGAGGAGTTGTCGATGGCGTCCCGGCGCTATCTGGCCGCGTACGTCCTGTTCAACCAGGCCATCGCCGACCACCTGGGGCTCCACCCGACCGACGTGCAGTTCCTGAGCCTGCTCTCGGCGGCCTCCGCGCCGCCCACGGTCCGAGAGATCGCCGAGATGACCGGCCTGACCACGGGGTCGGCCACCCGCTTGGTCGACCGGCTCGAACGCGGCGGCTACGTCAAACGGACGCCCGATCAGAAGGACCGGCGCCGGGTGCTGGTCACCCCGGTGCCAGACCGCCTCGACCGGGTCACAGCGGTCTGGGACGACCTCGGCCAGTCCTGGCAGGAACTCCTCGACGAGCACACCGACGAGGAGCTGGAGGTGATCACCCGCCACATGAACCGAGCGCACGACCTCAGCCACACCCAGATGCGTCGCCTGCGGTCCCAACCGAAGCCCGACTGAGACAGGCGGCCCGCGGGCTTGACCTTGACGCTGCGTCAACCCTCCATGCTGCCGGCATGAGCAATTCGCACCCGACGGCTCAGGCCGAGCAACCCGCGATCCACGTGCACGGCCTGGAGAAGTCGTTCAAGCAGCTGAAGGTGCTGCGCGGCGTCGACATCGACGTGGCGCGGGGCAGCATCTTCGCCCTGCTGGGCTCCAACGGGGCGGGCAAGACCACAGTGGTGAAGATCCTGGCCACACTCCTCAGGGCCGACGGCGGCACGGCCCGGGTCGCCGGCTTCGACGTGGCGACCCAGGCCGCCGACGTACGGCGGTCGATCAGCCTCACCGGGCAGTTCGCGGCGGTCGACGAGATCCTCACCGGGCGGGAGAACCTGATCCTGGTCGCCCGGCTGCGGCACCTCACGGAGCCCGGTGCGATCGCGGACGACCTGCTGAGGCGCTTCTCGCTGACCGAGGCGGGCACCCGGAGGGTGCGGACGTACTCCGGCGGAATGCGCCGCCGCCTCGACATCGCGATGAGCCTGATCGGGAACCCGCCGGTCATCTTCCTCGACGAGCCGACGACCGGGCTGGACCCAGAGGCGCGCATCGAGGTGTGGCAGGCGATCAAGGAACTCGCCCGGGGTGGCACCACGGTGCTGCTCACCACCCAGTACCTCGACGAGGCCGAACAACTCGCCGACCGGATCGCGATCCTCCACGAGGGACGCATCATCGTGAACGGCACCCTCGGTGAGCTCAAGCAGCTCCTGCCGCCCGCCGAGGTCGAGTACGTCGAGAAGCAGCCCACCCTCGAGGACGTCTTCCTCACCCTCGTCGGCGCCAAGACGGAGAAGGAACAACGATGAACAGGAACTTCCTCGGCGACACCACCGTCCTCCTGGGACGCTCGCTGCGCCACATCGCCCGCAGCCCGGACACGATCATCACGACGGCGGTCATGCCGATCGCCTTCATGCTGCTGTTCGTCTACGTCTTCGGCGGCGCGATCGAAACCGGCTCCGACTCGTACGTGAACTATCTGCTCCCCGGCATCCTGCTCATCACGATCGCCTCGGGAATCTCGTACACCGCCTTCCGGCTCTTCCTCGACATGCAGGGCGGCATCTTCGAACGGTTCCAGTCCATGCCGATCGCCCGATCCTCGGTGCTCTGGGCGCACGTGCTGACCTCGCTGGTGGCCAACCTGATCTCGCTCGTCGTCGTCGTCCTCGTCGCCCTGCTCATGGGCTTCCGCACCGGCACGAGCGTGCTGGGCTGGCTCGCCGTCGCCGGCATCCTGGTGCTGTTCACCCTGGCGCTCACCTGGATCGCCATCATCCCCGGCCTCACCGCCCAGTCCGTGGATGGTGCGAGCGCGTTCTCGTACCCGTTGGTCTTCCTGCCGTTCGTCAGCTCTGCCTTCGTGCCCACCGCGTCGATGCCCGGCCCGGTGCGCGCCTTCGCCGAGCACCAGCCGGTGACCGCCATCGTCAACGCGATCCGAGACCTCTTCGCGCAGAAACCGATCGGGTCGGGCATCTGGACCGCCCTGGCCTGGTGCGTCGGCATCCTCGTGGTGGCCTACCAGTTCGCCAACCTGACCTACCGCCGCAAGATCTCCTGACCCGCTGTCGACCGGGGCCGCGCACTGTGAGGGCAGGATCAGACCATGCTGACGATCAGTCAACTCGCGGCGTACGCCGGCGTCACGGTGCGGGCGGTACGGCACTACCACCAGATCGGCCTGCTGCCGGAGCCCGAGCGGGACGCCTCGGACTACCGGCGGTACAGCGCGGGGGCGGTGGTGTCCCTCATCAGGATCCGGATTCTCGCCAACGCCGGCGTGCCGCTGTCCCAGATCGGTCAGATGCTGGAGGCCGACGCGTCGACCTTCGCGGCCGCGGTCGAGGAGATCGACAGACAACTGGGCGACGAGATCGCACGACTGGAGGTCAGCCGGAGGCAGATCGCGCAACTCGCCGCCGGGGATCGTCTGGCGCTCCCACCAGAGGTGATCACCTACCTCGACCGGCTCCGGGACATTGGCGTCGCCGAGCGGGTGGTGGCGGGTGAGCGGGACAGCTGGATCCTGATGTCGGCTCGCTGGCCCGATCGCGTCCGCGAATGGATGCCCAGCAAGATCGCGCAGCTCGACGACCCGCAACTCGTTCGGCTCTATCGGATCCTGTCGGAGATCTTCGAAAGCGACACCGGCGACGACGCGCGTCTGGTGGAGGCCGCCGACATCCTGGCCAGCCTCGCCGAGCAGGCGTACCGCTCTGGTGAGGTCGACCTCGGCGAGGTGGCAAAGGACGATCTACCGTTCGACCTGCTGGACGCGCTGGCCGTCGAGGCGGACCCGCGGGTGGAGCGACTGCTGAATTTGATGCGCGAGCGCGGCTGGGATGGTCTGGCCCGGCTGGAGCGGCTGGCAGAGTCGCCCACCTGATCGACTGTCAGCTCTGTTGGTAGTTCACAGCGGCGAACCCGCACGGCTGGTGCAGGTGCAGGTAGTAGGCACCCTCGCCGACCTCGTCCAGGTCCGCGCCGCCGATCAGACCCAGGTAGTCCATCGGCTCCCCGCACCCGGGGCAGTCGGCGTGCTCGGCGTCCTGGATCCAGTCCGGTCGGCCGCCCAGGGTGGAGCCGCCCCGGTTCCAGGCGCTGGCCTGGTACGGGCTCGCCAGCGCCGGCCCCGCAACCGGGAGCAGCGTCGGCGGGTCCTCCGGTCCGGCGTCGCCGCCCAGGTAGCTCGGCCGGGTGTTGTCGGCCCACCAGGTGGTGGCACCGGACGGTGTGACCCGGCTGTACAAGGTCGTGTAGCAGGCGCAGAAGTGGCAGGTCTCGATGACCAGGCGGCCGGACCAGCCGGCGTGGGCCAGCGCGGCGCCGACGGCGGGGTCGGTGGTGTCGAGGTCGGCGGCGACCCAGAGCCGGGACGCGCACCAGGGGCAGGCGGTGCGGTCCGCCGGTGCGGGCGCGTCCCGCATGACCCACCGGTACGCGACGTCAGCGCACAGGTCCCGTCGGTTGCCGTCCGGGCCGATCGTCCAACCGCCCTCGGCCGCGTAGGCCAGCACCCCCACGTGCAGGTCGTCCGCGCCGGCTGGTGGGCGCGTCGACCAGCGACGCAGGGCGTCCTCGGCGAGTGGGTGAGCGCTGTGGGCCAGGATGAGGAGTAGATGGTTGAGTCGGTCCGGCGTCCGCCCGTCGTCGACCTGTTCGATGACCCGGCCGACCACCTCGGCGCCCGCCGCCCGGTACAACGTCGCCGGCCACAGAAGGTCGAGGTCGAGCAGCGCCCCGTGGTACGGCGACAGCCTCTGTGGATCGGCAGCGGCGATCTCGCTCAACTCCTCGATCGCGTCGTCGTCCTCGTCCGCCGCTCTCCTGATCAACTCCTCGATCACGAGCGGATGCTAGCTCTTCCCTCCGACGCTCAGCGTCCCGCTGCCCCGGCCGGCTGAGGTCGACGATCAGTGGACGTGTCGGCTGTGTCGCGCCACCAGCGACGGGACGCCAGTGCCGCCAGCCCGGCGCCCGCGGCGTTGAGCAGGACGTCGTCCACCGACGACACCCGGTCCAGCCGCAGGACGTACTGGGCGGTCTCGACCAGGACCGAGCAGCCGGCCGCGAGCGCCAGGATCCGCGGCACCGATGCCAGCGCCGGGAACCGCAGCGGGGCGAAGAACCCGAGGGCCGCGAAGACCAGCAGGTTGCCGACGACCTGGAACGTCGCCGTCACCGGACCCCCGTCGGAGAAGATCGTGAGCAGGTCGCGCAACGGCACCAGTGTCACCCGGCCGGAGACGGTGCCGGCCTGCTCACCCGGCAACATGATCATCCAGACCCAGGGGACCGTGCCGTAGACGATGCCGACGTCGGCCAGCGACGTCCGCCACGCCGACCTGGCGCCGGCGGCACGTCGGCGGCGCGCCAGGGCCCACACCGCAAGGGCGGCCAACGGCAGGACGATCGCCGTGATGAGGACGACGCCGTTGAACGTGCCGAGCCAGCCGTGCCAACCCTTGACCATGCGACCCCCGCTTTTCGCCCAGCCCCGAAACCTACCCCGCCCGGGCGGCGGGCGATCGCCCGTTCGTGGCACCGCACCCACACGCTCGCCGAGCGGCCACCGGAGCGGGCGCTCGGGGCGATCGCGCTGATCGCCGCCCCGTTCATCGGTGCTGGCGGCTGGGCCGGTGACCGTGCCCCTGGCGAGGGTAGGGGTAACTCCCAACCCGACTGGGGGGTAGCAGGATCGAGCAAGATCCAGAAACCGTGGAAGCTCATTTCCATGACCACGCAGAAGATCTCCCGGTTCCATCGGGCTGCCCTGGCCCTCGTCCTTCCCGTCGCCGTGATAGCGGCAGTCGCCGGGTGTGATGACTCGGCGGCGCCGAAGGCCGCGCCCGCGGCCAGTTCGGTAGCCGCGGTTCCCTCGACCTCGACAAGCGCGGCCGGCCCGGCAGGTGCGGCCCCCGCAGCGGGCTTGCATATGATCGCCAACAACGGGCATCAGCTTGCCTTCCACGTCACGCCCGGAAGTTCTCCCACCATCGTGCTGGACGCCGGCGGTGGCGAGGACTCCTCGTACTGGGATGCCCTGGTGCCGCAGCTGTCGCAGGCCACCGGATCGCAGATCATCACCTACGACCGGGCCGGTCTGGGCGCCAGCGAGGAGGTGAAGGGCCCATGGGACCCCAAGGCCGCCGCCTCCGACCTGCAGGCCGGTCTGCGTGAACTCGGCGTCACCCAGAACGTGGTCCTCGCGGGCCACTCGCAGGCAGGAGAGGTGGCCCACTACTTCGTCCTCGCGAACCCCGGCGTTGTCTCCGGGGCGGTGCTCATCGATGCCAACGTGCCGCAATTCTTCACCGACACCCAGACCCAACGCCTCGTCGCGCTAACCGCGCCGCAGATCGAAGAGCTCAAGAAGGCGCCGTCGACGAAGGCGAACCGCCAGCTCATCGCCACGGCCGACAACTTCGGTCCCACGCACCAGGCGTACCACAAGGTCTCCTGGCCCGACGGCGTCCCCGTCATCTATATCGTGTCGGACAAGACGCCCTTCGATGGATCTCCGCAGGACGCTCAGGCCTGGCGCGACGCGGCAGCGGCGTTCACCAAGGCGGGGCCCGACCGCACACTCGTCATCGCCGACGGAAGCTCGCACGACGTTCCCCAGGACAAGCCCGCCCTGGTGCTCAAGGAAATCGAACAGATGACCGCCACCGTCAAGTAAAGGCCATCGGGCCGACGGCTGACAGGACCGGCGAGCCTGGTTGACCGGCGCTGCCCCGGCGCGCCACTCTTCGCGACGCCCTCAAGCCGATCTGCGACGAGGTCACCCTATTCCGGTGGTTCTGATATCCGACGTTGCCGGCAGATCGACAGGGCGGGCCAGCCGAGCGCACGGTGCAGGCCGCCAGGTAACTCATGGTCGTGCCGCCCCCGGCGGCGCTGCGGGGGCGGCACGACGACCGATCCGGCGGTGGGTCAGCTGCGGGTGGACCACCGCTGGTTGGTGCCCCCGTTGCAGGCCCAGAGGATGAGCTTGGTGCCGTTGGCGGTGGCGGCGCCGTTGGCGTCGAGGCAGAGCCCGGACTGGACGCCGGTGATGGTGCCGTTGGAGTTGAGGTTCCACTGTTGGTTGGTGCCGCCGTGGCAGTCCCAGATGATGGCCTGGGTGCCGTTGATGGTGCCCTGGCCGTTGGCGTCGAGGCACTTGTTGCCGTACACCTGGAGTTGTTTGCCGGCGGTGTAGGTCCAGCGCTGTGCGGTGTTGCCGACGCAGTCCCAGAGTTGGACCTGGGTGCCGTTTGTGGTGCTGCCGTTGGGTACGTCGATGCAGCGGTTGGACTGGGCGCCGACGACCTGGACGTTCTGTTGCGGGTTGCCGCCGCCGGCCGGCGCGTAGGCGGCGGCGTTGATGTTGGCCTGGACTGCGTTCTCGGTGGCCGCCGTCGGGTAGCCCGACGTCAACACGCCTTCGAAGAAGGTGCCGCGGCCGGTGATGCTGTTGTCGCCGCCGATGCCGAGCAGGATCGCGCCCTCCTTCTTCATCGGGTGGTAGCCGTTGGGGCGTGGCCCGTCGAAGTAGGTCGTCAGGCTGCCCGACTGGGCGTTGCCGCCCCGGATCGCCCAGTGGTTCGGCTCGCCCTTGACCATGGCGGTGACGAAGCGGTGGTTGATCGACGCGATGTTGTTGTAGCCCGCGTTGACTCCGGAGAAGAGCCCCCACTCCAGGTCGGCCATGATCCAGGGGCCAGCTCCCGCCCCGTAGCCCCACTGCTTGTTGGCGCCGAAGTAGACCGTCTCCATGATGGCGCGTTCGTCGGCGAGGTTGTTGGTCTGCGCGTTGCCGTAGTCGAAGCAGCACCACTGGTTGTAGTGCGTGCCGTCGACGACCGCGTAGATGCCCTCGGGCTGGTCGCCG comes from Micromonospora vinacea and encodes:
- a CDS encoding MerR family transcriptional regulator, producing MLTISQLAAYAGVTVRAVRHYHQIGLLPEPERDASDYRRYSAGAVVSLIRIRILANAGVPLSQIGQMLEADASTFAAAVEEIDRQLGDEIARLEVSRRQIAQLAAGDRLALPPEVITYLDRLRDIGVAERVVAGERDSWILMSARWPDRVREWMPSKIAQLDDPQLVRLYRILSEIFESDTGDDARLVEAADILASLAEQAYRSGEVDLGEVAKDDLPFDLLDALAVEADPRVERLLNLMRERGWDGLARLERLAESPT
- a CDS encoding ABC transporter permease produces the protein MNRNFLGDTTVLLGRSLRHIARSPDTIITTAVMPIAFMLLFVYVFGGAIETGSDSYVNYLLPGILLITIASGISYTAFRLFLDMQGGIFERFQSMPIARSSVLWAHVLTSLVANLISLVVVVLVALLMGFRTGTSVLGWLAVAGILVLFTLALTWIAIIPGLTAQSVDGASAFSYPLVFLPFVSSAFVPTASMPGPVRAFAEHQPVTAIVNAIRDLFAQKPIGSGIWTALAWCVGILVVAYQFANLTYRRKIS
- a CDS encoding arabinofuranosidase catalytic domain-containing protein, translating into MNVRRKLGRLMAAAGTLVVLVAGAGVYVVSDAPGIAHAAGTGPCDIYASGGTPCVAAHSTTRALYGAYNGPLYQVRRSSDNTTRDVGVLSEGGYANAATQDTFCANTNCVITIIYDQSGRNNRLTQAPPGYFVGPAPGGFDNLADAKAAPVTVGGQKAYGVYIAPGTGYRNNNTNGVATGDQPEGIYAVVDGTHYNQWCCFDYGNAQTNNLADERAIMETVYFGANKQWGYGAGAGPWIMADLEWGLFSGVNAGYNNIASINHRFVTAMVKGEPNHWAIRGGNAQSGSLTTYFDGPRPNGYHPMKKEGAILLGIGGDNSITGRGTFFEGVLTSGYPTAATENAVQANINAAAYAPAGGGNPQQNVQVVGAQSNRCIDVPNGSTTNGTQVQLWDCVGNTAQRWTYTAGKQLQVYGNKCLDANGQGTINGTQAIIWDCHGGTNQQWNLNSNGTITGVQSGLCLDANGAATANGTKLILWACNGGTNQRWSTRS
- a CDS encoding MarR family winged helix-turn-helix transcriptional regulator produces the protein MTAKRRTRLFEELSMASRRYLAAYVLFNQAIADHLGLHPTDVQFLSLLSAASAPPTVREIAEMTGLTTGSATRLVDRLERGGYVKRTPDQKDRRRVLVTPVPDRLDRVTAVWDDLGQSWQELLDEHTDEELEVITRHMNRAHDLSHTQMRRLRSQPKPD
- a CDS encoding ABC transporter ATP-binding protein → MSNSHPTAQAEQPAIHVHGLEKSFKQLKVLRGVDIDVARGSIFALLGSNGAGKTTVVKILATLLRADGGTARVAGFDVATQAADVRRSISLTGQFAAVDEILTGRENLILVARLRHLTEPGAIADDLLRRFSLTEAGTRRVRTYSGGMRRRLDIAMSLIGNPPVIFLDEPTTGLDPEARIEVWQAIKELARGGTTVLLTTQYLDEAEQLADRIAILHEGRIIVNGTLGELKQLLPPAEVEYVEKQPTLEDVFLTLVGAKTEKEQR
- a CDS encoding VanZ family protein, which gives rise to MVKGWHGWLGTFNGVVLITAIVLPLAALAVWALARRRRAAGARSAWRTSLADVGIVYGTVPWVWMIMLPGEQAGTVSGRVTLVPLRDLLTIFSDGGPVTATFQVVGNLLVFAALGFFAPLRFPALASVPRILALAAGCSVLVETAQYVLRLDRVSSVDDVLLNAAGAGLAALASRRWWRDTADTSTDRRPQPAGAAGR
- a CDS encoding alpha/beta fold hydrolase; its protein translation is MTTQKISRFHRAALALVLPVAVIAAVAGCDDSAAPKAAPAASSVAAVPSTSTSAAGPAGAAPAAGLHMIANNGHQLAFHVTPGSSPTIVLDAGGGEDSSYWDALVPQLSQATGSQIITYDRAGLGASEEVKGPWDPKAAASDLQAGLRELGVTQNVVLAGHSQAGEVAHYFVLANPGVVSGAVLIDANVPQFFTDTQTQRLVALTAPQIEELKKAPSTKANRQLIATADNFGPTHQAYHKVSWPDGVPVIYIVSDKTPFDGSPQDAQAWRDAAAAFTKAGPDRTLVIADGSSHDVPQDKPALVLKEIEQMTATVK